GGAGGAAGAAGAATAATAGCTGGGCTAATGTGAAGTTCTGGCCTGCTCTTCTAGCCACAATAAGAGGGCCGCCAACTTTATTTTCAAATATATCCCCCCTAGCCATTGAGATGAGGGCGGCTCTATCAATTAAGGCCTTTATCTGCGGTGTCGCCGATCCAAAATAGACCGGGGTGGCTATTATTATTCCATCGGCCTTAACCATCTTCTCGAATACCTCCTTAAAGTCATCTTTTATTCGGCATTCACCAGTCTCCCTGCAAGAAAAGCATGCGTCGCACGGCTTAACCTCTTTGCCAGCCAACCTTATGAGTTCGGTCTTTGCCCCATCCTCAGCTGCAGCCTTCAATGCCTCTGATAGAAGAAT
This region of Candidatus Bathyarchaeota archaeon genomic DNA includes:
- a CDS encoding flavodoxin family protein: MIYIVGIVGSPRFNGNTEILLSEALKAAAEDGAKTELIRLAGKEVKPCDACFSCRETGECRIKDDFKEVFEKMVKADGIIIATPVYFGSATPQIKALIDRAALISMARGDIFENKVGGPLIVARRAGQNFTLAQLLFFFLQQGMIIPSSTYWNIAFGTERGEVMRDEEGLRTARNFSKKMVWLIKKIKGLE